In Populus nigra chromosome 1, ddPopNigr1.1, whole genome shotgun sequence, one genomic interval encodes:
- the LOC133671026 gene encoding uncharacterized protein LOC133671026, with protein sequence MAPHGESIASAYAKTNAFSKPPRLSNDNLHRTKSDISFELSKEAIDINLPPISEVEDAKCECCGMSEECTPEYIDRVRNKFLGKWICGLCAEAVKEEMEKNGGHKEEALNAHMSACARFNKFGRAYPVLSQAEAMRAILKKRAIRAKSISPKGAQKSGIARSSSCIAAITRDVNYLNLKK encoded by the coding sequence ATGGCACCACATGGGGAGTCTATTGCTAGCGCTTACGCTAAGACAAACGCCTTCTCCAAGCCACCAAGACTCTCAAATGACAATCTTCATCGAACAAAATCTGATATCTCTTTTGAACTAAGCAAAGAAGCAATTGATATCAATCTCCCACCAATATCCGAGGTTGAAGATGCCAAATGTGAGTGTTGTGGCATGAGTGAAGAGTGCACCCCTGAGTATATTGATCGTGTTCGGAACAAGTTCCTAGGGAAGTGGATATGTGGGTTGTGTGCTGAGGCAGTGAAAGAAGAGATGGAGAAAAATGGAGGCCACAAAGAGGAGGCTTTGAATGCACATATGAGTGCTTGTGCGAGGTTTAACAAGTTTGGTAGGGCTTATCCAGTTTTGTCTCAAGCTGAGGCCATGAGGGCGATCTTGAAGAAACGCGCGATAAGGGCCAAATCGATCAGTCCTAAAGGTGCTCAAAAGAGCGGGATTGCAAGGAGTTCAAGCTGCATCGCAGCAATTACAAGAGACGTGAATTatctaaatttgaaaaaatga
- the LOC133671016 gene encoding homeobox-leucine zipper protein ATHB-15: MAMSCKDGKNPINMDNGKYVRYTPEQVEALERLYHDCPKPSSIRRQQLIRECPILSNIEPKQIKVWFQNRRCREKQRKEASRLQAVNRKLTAMNKLLMEENDRLQKQVSQLVYENGYFRQHTQNTTLASKDTSCESVVTSGQHHLTPQHPPRDASPAGLLSIAEETLTEFLSKATGTAVEWVQMPGMKPGPDSIGIVAISHGCSGVGARACGLVGLEPTRVAEILKDRPSWFRDCRAVDVLNVLPTANGGTIELLYMQLYAPTTLAPGRDFWLLRYTSVLEDGSLVVCERSLKNTQNGPSMPPVQHFVRAEMLPSGYLVRPCEGGGSIIHIVDHMDLEPWSVPEVLRPLYESSTVLAQKTTMAALRQLRQIAQEASQSSVTNWGRRPAALRALSQRLSRGFNEALNGFSDEGWSMIGNDGMDDVTILVNSSPDKLMGLNLSFSNGFPAVSSAVLCAKASMLLQNVPPAILLRFLREHRSEWADNNIDAYAAAAVKVGPCSLQGSRVGNFGGQVILPLAHTVEHEEFLEVIKLEGVCHSPEDAIMPRDVFLLQLCCGMDENAVGTCAELIFAPIDATFADDAPLLPSGFRIIPLDSGKEASSPNRTLDLASALEVGAGNRASSDFSANSGCTRSVMTIAFEFAFESHMQEHVASMARQYIRSIISSVQRVALALSPSHQGSQAGLRSPLGTPEAQTLARWICQSYRNYLGVELLKSSSEGSESILKTLWHHSDAIMCCSLKALPVFTFANQAGLDMLETTLVALQDITLEKIFDDHGRKTLCSEFPQIMQQGFTCLQGGICLSSMGRPVSYERAVSWKVLNEEENAHCICFMFMNWSFV, from the exons ATGGCAATGTCCTGCAAGGATGGTAAGAATCCTATTAACATGGACAATGGCAAGTATGTCCGTTACACGCCTGAGCAGGTCGAAGCCCTGGAAAGGCTCTACCATGATTGCCCCAAACCCAGCTCCATTCGCCGCCAGCAGCTCATTAGGGAGTGCCCAATTCTCTCCAACATTGAGCCCAAACAAATCAAAGTTTGGTTCCAAAATAGAAG GTGCCGAGAGAAGCAAAGGAAAGAGGCGTCGCGCCTTCAAGCGGTGAATAGGAAGCTGACTGCAATGAACAAGCTTCTAATGGAGGAGAATGATAGGTTGCAGAAGCAGGTGTCGCAGCTTGTGTATGAGAATGGCTACTTTCGCCAGCATACCCAGAAT ACAACGCTTGCTTCCAAAGATACAAGCTGTGAATCAGTGGTGACGAGCGGTCAACACCACCTGACACCTCAGCATCCGCCAAGGGATGCTAGTCCTGCAGG GCTTTTGTCCATCGCAGAAGAGACTTTAACAGAGTTTCTTTCAAAGGCCACTGGAACTGCTGTAGAGTGGGTCCAAATGCCTGGAATGAAG CCTGGTCCGGATTCCATTGGAATCGTTGCTATTTCTCATGGTTGTTCTGGTGTGGGAGCACGAGCCTGCGGCCTGGTGGGTCTTGAACCTACAAGG GTTGCAGAAATCCTCAAGGATCGGCCATCGTGGTTTCGTGATTGCCGAGCTGTGGATGTGCTGAATGTGCTGCCCACTGCTAATGGGGGAACGATTGAGCTGCTTTACATGCAG CTCTATGCGCCAACAACTTTGGCACCGGGTCGTGACTTCTGGTTGTTGCGTTATACTTCTGTTTTAGAAGATGGAAGCCTTGTG GTATGTGAGAGATCTCTGAAAAATACTCAAAATGGCCCGAGCATGCCACCAGTGCAGCATTTTGTGAGAGCAGAAATGCTACCAAGTGGGTATCTGGTACGGCCTTGTGAAGGTGGTGGTTCAATCATACACATAGTTGACCACATGGATTTGGAG CCTTGGAGTGTGCCTGAAGTGTTACGCCCGCTTTATGAATCCTCAACTGTACTTGCTCAAAAGACAACCATGGCG GCTCTACGCCAACTGAGGCAAATTGCTCAGGAAGCTTCTCAGTCTAGTGTGACCAACTGGGGCAGACGACCTGCAGCTTTACGAGCGTTGAGCCAGAGGTTGAGCAG GGGTTTTAATGAGGCTCTCAATGGATTTAGTGATGAGGGGTGGTCAATGATTGGAAATGACGGCATGGACGATGTTACTATCCTAGTGAACTCATCTCCTGACAAGTTGATGGGTTTAAATCTTTCCTTCTCCAATGGGTTTCCAGCTGTCAGCAGTGCAGTCCTGTGCGCTAAAGCATCAATGCTTTTACAG AATGTCCCTCCCGCAATCCTTCTCAGGTTCTTGCGGGAGCACAGGTCAGAGTGGGCAGATAACAATATCGATGCCTATGCAGCCGCAGCGGTTAAAGTCGGTCCTTGCAGTTTACAAGGGTCTAGAGTTGGAAATTTTGGTGGTCAAGTTATACTTCCACTTGCTCACACCGTGGAGCATGAAGAG TTCCTGGAGGTCATAAAACTAGAAGGGGTTTGCCATTCTCCTGAAGATGCAATAATGCCCAGAGATGTGTTTCTTTTGCAA CTCTGCTGTGGAATGGACGAGAATGCTGTTGGCACATGTGCTGAACTTATATTTGCTCCCATTGATGCTACTTTTGCTGATGACGCACCTCTTTTGCCTTCTGGTTTTCGCATCATTCCCCTTGATTCTGGGAAG GAAGCCTCCAGTCCAAATCGTACATTGGACCTTGCTTCTGCTCTTGAAGTTGGAGCTGGAAACAGAGCATCCAGTGATTTTTCTGCTAATTCTGGCTGCACAAGATCTGTTATGACAATCGcatttgaatttgcatttgaGAGCCACATGCAAGAGCATGTAGCATCAATGGCTCGGCAATATATCCGCAGCATTATATCTTCAGTTCAGAGGGTGGCTTTAGCACTATCTCCTTCTCATCAGGGTTCACAGGCTGGTCTTCGGTCGCCACTGGGTACTCCTGAAGCACAGACACTTGCTCGTTGGATCTGCCAGAGCTACCG GAACTATTTGGGTGTGGAGCTACTCAAATCCAGCAGTGAAGGAAGTGAATCTATTCTGAAAACCTTGTGGCATCATTCAGATGCGATCATGTGCTGCTCATTGAAG GCGCTGCCGGTCTTCACTTTTGCTAACCAAGCAGGACTTGACATGCTCGAGACAACCTTGGTCGCACTGCAAGACATAACTTTGGAAAAGATATTTGATGATCATGGAAGGAAAACTCTCTGCTCAGAATTCCCACAGATTATGCAACAG GGTTTTACTTGTCTACAAGGTGGTATCTGTTTGTCAAGCATGGGCAGACCAGTCTCATATGAGAGAGCAGTGTCCTGGAAAGTGttgaatgaagaagaaaatgcgCATTGCATCTGCTTTATGTTTATGAACTGGTCTTTTGTTTGA